Proteins encoded within one genomic window of Streptomyces sp. NBC_00523:
- a CDS encoding ammonium transporter, which translates to MPPGITTLAADTPTLSAANTGFMLICSALVMLMTPALAFFYGGMVRVKSTLNMLMMSFISLGIVTILWVLYGFSLAFGTDAGSVIGWSQDFVGLSGIGVTELWDGYTIPVYVFAVFQLMFAILTPALISGALADRVKFTSWALFITLWVTVVYFPVAHWVWGAGGWLYELGVIDFAGGTAVHINAGAAALGVILVIGKRVGFKKDPMRPHSLPLVMLGAGLLWFGWFGFNAGSWLGNDDGVGAVMFVNTQVATGAAMLAWLAYEKIRHGAFTTLGAASGAVAGLVAITPAGGAVSPLGAIAVGAIAGVLCAMAVGLKYKFGYDDSLDVVGVHLVGGIIGSLLIGFFATGGVQSDAKGLFYGGGLDQLGKQAVGVFAVLAYSLVVSAVLAFLVDKILGMRVAEDDEISGIDQVEHAETAYDFSGAGGGAASRTAAPAPGPAAPTNKKVDA; encoded by the coding sequence ATGCCCCCAGGCATCACGACGCTTGCCGCAGACACCCCGACGCTGTCTGCCGCCAACACCGGCTTCATGCTCATCTGCTCGGCCCTGGTGATGCTCATGACCCCGGCCCTCGCCTTCTTCTACGGAGGCATGGTCCGCGTCAAGAGCACCCTCAACATGCTGATGATGAGCTTCATCAGCCTCGGGATCGTCACGATCCTCTGGGTGCTGTACGGCTTCAGCCTCGCCTTCGGGACCGACGCCGGATCGGTCATCGGCTGGAGCCAGGACTTCGTCGGCCTCAGCGGGATCGGCGTCACGGAACTCTGGGACGGCTACACCATCCCGGTCTACGTCTTCGCCGTGTTCCAGCTGATGTTCGCCATCCTCACGCCCGCCCTGATAAGCGGTGCCCTCGCCGACCGGGTCAAGTTCACCTCCTGGGCCCTGTTCATCACGCTCTGGGTCACCGTCGTCTACTTCCCGGTCGCGCACTGGGTGTGGGGCGCGGGCGGCTGGCTGTACGAGCTCGGCGTCATCGACTTCGCCGGCGGTACCGCCGTCCACATCAACGCGGGTGCGGCCGCCCTCGGCGTGATCCTGGTGATCGGCAAGCGCGTCGGCTTCAAGAAGGACCCGATGCGGCCGCACAGCCTGCCGCTCGTCATGCTCGGTGCCGGTCTCCTCTGGTTCGGCTGGTTCGGCTTCAACGCCGGCTCCTGGCTCGGCAACGACGACGGCGTGGGCGCGGTCATGTTCGTCAACACCCAGGTCGCCACCGGCGCCGCGATGCTCGCCTGGCTCGCCTACGAGAAGATCCGCCACGGCGCCTTCACCACCCTCGGTGCCGCCTCCGGCGCGGTCGCCGGACTCGTCGCCATCACACCGGCCGGCGGCGCGGTCAGCCCGCTCGGCGCCATCGCGGTCGGCGCCATCGCCGGTGTGCTGTGCGCCATGGCCGTCGGCCTCAAGTACAAGTTCGGCTACGACGACTCCCTCGACGTCGTCGGCGTCCACCTCGTCGGCGGCATCATCGGCTCCCTGCTCATCGGCTTCTTCGCCACCGGCGGCGTCCAGTCCGACGCCAAGGGCCTCTTCTACGGCGGCGGGCTCGACCAGCTCGGCAAGCAGGCCGTCGGCGTCTTCGCGGTCCTCGCGTACTCTCTCGTCGTCTCCGCGGTCCTCGCCTTCCTGGTCGACAAGATCCTCGGGATGCGCGTGGCCGAGGACGACGAGATCTCCGGCATCGACCAGGTCGAACACGCCGAGACCGCGTACGACTTCAGCGGCGCCGGCGGCGGCGCGGCCTCCCGTACCGCCGCCCCCGCCCCCGGCCCGGCCGCCCCGACGAACAAGAAGGTGGACGCATGA
- a CDS encoding P-II family nitrogen regulator → MKLITAVVKPHRLDEIKEALQAFGVQGLTVTEASGYGRQRGHTEVYRGAEYTVDLVPKIRIEVLVEDEDAEQLLDVVVKAARTGKIGDGKVWTVPVETAVRVRTGERGPDAL, encoded by the coding sequence ATGAAGCTCATCACCGCAGTCGTGAAGCCCCACCGTCTGGACGAGATCAAGGAAGCCCTCCAGGCGTTCGGCGTCCAGGGCCTCACCGTCACCGAGGCCAGCGGCTACGGTCGTCAGCGCGGCCACACCGAGGTCTACCGGGGCGCCGAGTACACCGTCGACCTCGTTCCCAAGATCCGCATCGAGGTGCTGGTCGAGGACGAGGACGCCGAACAGCTCCTCGACGTCGTCGTCAAGGCCGCCCGGACCGGCAAGATCGGTGACGGCAAGGTCTGGACCGTCCCGGTCGAGACGGCCGTCAGGGTCCGTACGGGCGAACGCGGCCCGGACGCCCTCTGA